In one Myxococcota bacterium genomic region, the following are encoded:
- the murJ gene encoding murein biosynthesis integral membrane protein MurJ, which produces MAAATMASRVLGLVRDSLIAYAFPVAASDAFFVAFTIPNLFRRLVGEGSLTLAFVPIFSRALQRSDDEARRVFHATWTLALLAGLAICLVGMWAADPLVVTFAPGYAADPVKRALTGDLLRLCFPYIVSLTLVAVAMGALNVMGHFFRPAIAPVFLNLCQIVAVFAGVWWFDPPITALAWGVVAAGVLQVLAQLGPLRERGFAPRILWAPNDPAIRQLLIMLLPSIVGASAYQLNTITTRAIASFFGDGPVSYMYYATRLLELPLGVFVFGIATSSLPLFARQVASQDRTGLERSFAQTIGLVLALTLPCTAGLVVLRDPIVSVLFGWNPSTFGPEAVRGCGLSLLYYGLGLVPIGLARIWVNLCIAHHDTRTGAQAAVVSLLVNVIAALTCVGPLPAGVLPEWAVAAQHRCVIVDLGWLGVAFATSAAAAANAGYVIAVSRLRYGAHVHASDWAGYLRLVAATALMSLVLWAGGALAPARASVAAAIRLTLLISAGGLVYLAGLWLFGAPEFALVRGVLRRALRLRPSAA; this is translated from the coding sequence GTGGCCGCCGCCACGATGGCCAGCCGCGTGCTCGGACTCGTGCGCGACAGCCTGATCGCGTACGCGTTCCCGGTCGCGGCGAGCGACGCGTTCTTCGTGGCGTTCACCATCCCCAATCTGTTCCGGCGGCTGGTGGGCGAGGGCTCGCTCACGCTCGCCTTCGTGCCGATCTTCAGCCGCGCGCTGCAGCGCTCCGACGACGAGGCGCGCCGGGTCTTCCACGCTACCTGGACGCTGGCGCTGCTGGCCGGGCTCGCGATCTGCCTGGTGGGCATGTGGGCGGCGGATCCTTTGGTGGTGACCTTCGCACCGGGCTACGCGGCCGACCCGGTGAAGCGCGCACTCACCGGCGACCTGCTCCGGCTGTGCTTCCCGTATATCGTGAGTCTCACGCTGGTCGCGGTGGCGATGGGCGCGCTCAACGTGATGGGTCACTTCTTCCGCCCGGCGATCGCGCCGGTGTTCCTGAACCTGTGTCAGATCGTCGCGGTGTTCGCGGGCGTGTGGTGGTTCGATCCGCCGATCACGGCTCTGGCCTGGGGCGTGGTGGCGGCCGGAGTGCTGCAGGTGCTGGCACAGCTCGGGCCGTTGCGCGAGCGCGGCTTCGCGCCGCGCATCCTGTGGGCGCCGAACGACCCCGCGATCCGCCAGCTCTTGATCATGCTGCTGCCGTCGATCGTCGGGGCGTCGGCCTACCAGCTCAACACGATCACCACCCGCGCGATCGCCAGCTTCTTCGGCGATGGCCCGGTCTCGTACATGTACTACGCGACGCGCCTGCTCGAGCTGCCGCTGGGCGTGTTCGTGTTCGGCATCGCCACGTCGAGCCTGCCGCTGTTCGCGCGCCAGGTCGCGAGTCAGGACCGCACGGGCCTGGAGCGCTCGTTCGCGCAGACCATCGGCCTGGTGCTGGCACTCACTCTGCCGTGCACCGCGGGCCTGGTCGTGCTGCGCGACCCGATCGTGTCGGTGCTGTTCGGCTGGAACCCGAGCACGTTCGGCCCCGAGGCGGTGCGGGGCTGCGGTCTCTCGCTGCTCTACTACGGCCTCGGGCTGGTGCCGATCGGCCTGGCGCGCATCTGGGTGAACTTGTGCATCGCCCACCACGACACGCGCACCGGCGCGCAGGCGGCGGTCGTGAGTCTTTTGGTGAACGTGATCGCGGCGCTCACCTGCGTGGGTCCGCTGCCCGCGGGCGTGCTGCCCGAGTGGGCGGTGGCCGCGCAGCACCGCTGCGTGATCGTCGACCTGGGCTGGCTGGGCGTGGCGTTCGCGACCTCGGCCGCGGCCGCGGCCAATGCCGGCTACGTGATCGCGGTCTCGCGCCTGCGCTACGGCGCGCACGTGCACGCGAGTGACTGGGCCGGCTATCTGCGGCTGGTGGCGGCCACGGCGCTCATGTCGCTCGTGCTCTGGGCCGGCGGGGCGCTCGCGCCCGCGCGGGCCTCGGTGGCCGCCGCGATCCGCCTGACGCTCCTGATCAGCGCTGGCGGGCTCGTCTATCTGGCGGGTCTCTGGCTGTTCGGCGCGCCGGAGTTCGCGCTCGTGCGCGGCGTGCTGCGCCGCGCGCTGCGCCTGCGACCTTCAGCGGCCTAG
- the rpsT gene encoding 30S ribosomal protein S20 — protein sequence MAAATTPAERETRATASVDTVVASGYLPAPSEVSMATHQSAKKRHAQSLRRRARNNQIHKTVRGAVRKLREAKAAGSKEVPSLLRDAERLLRKAASKGVIHKRTVSRTVSRLSKLAR from the coding sequence GTGGCGGCGGCCACGACGCCCGCCGAGCGGGAAACCCGCGCCACGGCGTCCGTTGACACCGTGGTCGCCTCGGGGTACTTACCGGCTCCCTCGGAGGTCTCCATGGCTACCCACCAATCGGCGAAGAAGCGCCACGCTCAATCGCTTCGGCGCCGGGCGCGCAACAACCAGATCCACAAGACCGTGCGCGGCGCGGTCCGGAAGCTGCGCGAGGCCAAAGCCGCGGGATCCAAGGAAGTTCCGAGCCTGCTGCGCGACGCCGAGCGGCTGCTCCGCAAAGCCGCCAGCAAGGGCGTGATCCACAAGCGCACCGTGTCGCGAACGGTCTCGCGCCTGTCAAAGCTCGCCCGGTAG
- the holA gene encoding DNA polymerase III subunit delta produces MVLVEGPEATLRDAALAELRETVLAGALREFNEDRFDLSLSGLDPLAIIAAARTLPVMAQRRLVLVRGLAEKRAEKFLDGALLEYLEAPLETTCLVLEAESVDKRQKWVKRVAKIGRVIECAPPNRPADVRRWIEGRMKQRGVRAESGVASTLFDLVGPDLDRLALEIEKLALYLGDAGTLDPDDVGELVGQLRERAVYELCDAIGERRLANALRMVGEMSAQGQPPLMLVGALANHFRRLLRARELRPLEASAVQRKLGIHPFAAEKLVEQARRFDLRRLRACLDAVRRTDLALKGGVPIGPRMALERLVLAVCA; encoded by the coding sequence GTGGTCCTGGTCGAAGGGCCGGAAGCGACGCTGCGCGATGCGGCGCTCGCCGAGCTGCGCGAAACCGTGTTGGCTGGCGCGCTGCGCGAGTTCAACGAGGACCGCTTCGACCTGTCGCTGTCCGGGCTGGATCCGCTCGCGATCATCGCAGCGGCGCGCACGCTGCCGGTCATGGCGCAGCGCCGGCTGGTGCTGGTGCGCGGCCTGGCCGAGAAGCGCGCGGAGAAGTTTCTCGACGGGGCGCTGCTCGAGTATCTCGAGGCGCCGCTCGAGACCACCTGCCTCGTGCTGGAGGCCGAATCGGTCGACAAGCGCCAGAAGTGGGTGAAGCGGGTGGCGAAGATCGGGCGCGTGATCGAGTGCGCCCCGCCGAACCGTCCGGCCGACGTGCGGCGCTGGATCGAGGGCCGGATGAAGCAGCGCGGTGTGCGCGCCGAGAGCGGCGTGGCCTCGACCTTGTTCGACCTGGTGGGACCCGACCTCGACCGGCTCGCGCTCGAGATCGAGAAGCTCGCGCTGTATCTCGGCGACGCCGGCACGCTCGACCCCGACGACGTGGGCGAGCTCGTGGGCCAGCTGCGCGAGCGCGCGGTCTACGAGCTGTGCGACGCGATCGGAGAGCGCCGGCTCGCGAACGCGCTGCGCATGGTGGGCGAGATGTCCGCGCAGGGGCAGCCGCCGCTCATGCTGGTGGGCGCGCTCGCGAATCACTTCCGGCGCCTCTTGCGCGCGCGCGAGCTGCGGCCGCTCGAGGCGAGCGCGGTGCAGCGCAAGCTCGGAATTCACCCGTTTGCGGCGGAGAAGCTGGTCGAACAGGCCCGCCGCTTCGACCTGCGCCGCCTGCGCGCGTGTCTCGATGCCGTGCGGCGCACGGACCTCGCGCTCAAGGGCGGCGTGCCGATCGGCCCGCGCATGGCCCTCGAACGCCTGGTGCTCGCCGTCTGCGCGTGA
- the lptE gene encoding LPS assembly lipoprotein LptE — MSRWRAGLWLAVVLALSGCGYQALNGRNPFGPGAQSIELKSFENDTREPGLEQLVGEAMNEEFARRGLLKPQLEGQGAADLVLRGTLLSATVHSSSYSSGALALEEGIDVAFNVSVHRVSNGELVWQHNDLHMREVFLSSADPQVYVSNKEQALRRISSEIAERVHDELFQKF; from the coding sequence ATGAGTCGGTGGCGCGCGGGCCTGTGGCTCGCTGTGGTTCTCGCTCTGTCGGGGTGCGGCTATCAGGCGCTGAACGGCCGCAATCCGTTCGGACCCGGCGCCCAGTCGATCGAGCTCAAGTCGTTCGAGAACGACACGCGCGAGCCTGGCTTGGAGCAGCTCGTGGGCGAGGCGATGAACGAGGAGTTCGCGCGGCGCGGCTTGCTGAAGCCGCAGCTCGAAGGGCAGGGGGCGGCGGACCTCGTGCTGCGCGGCACCCTGCTCAGCGCTACGGTGCACTCGAGTTCGTATTCGTCGGGTGCGCTCGCCCTCGAAGAGGGCATCGACGTCGCGTTCAACGTCAGTGTGCACCGGGTCAGCAACGGCGAGCTCGTCTGGCAGCACAACGACCTCCACATGCGCGAAGTGTTCCTGTCGAGCGCCGATCCGCAGGTATACGTGAGCAACAAGGAGCAGGCGCTGCGCCGGATCTCGTCCGAGATTGCCGAGCGGGTCCACGATGAGCTCTTCCAGAAGTTCTGA
- a CDS encoding zinc-ribbon domain-containing protein, which produces MIASCPQCQTRYRLAREKIGPQGARIRCSQCQTIFRVQAPPEGSPPTPPEAKPSPVAAAPAKPATVPAAKVTPPAPAAPPPAPPKPKPLPPLARALIAERDSDAAKAVVELFAAWRIESDVVDDGAEALVHLFRQPPALAVLGEGLPSLPGSRIAEIAQRASDLAAVKLIRVAGSTDQTGTPGYDAEEMLEAGDYPAGLAEILERIGVGAKPTQAVTPPAPVAKPAAPVAKPSPVAPPKPAPAPAAKPAPAAPPPPSSDPAIAAAERLARIAVSDVILYNQEKFAAAAARGTASKELAGELAEARQHFNSRVAPAVRAERDFLVEELERRAAPLRA; this is translated from the coding sequence GTGATCGCCTCCTGCCCCCAGTGTCAGACCCGCTACCGGCTCGCCCGGGAGAAGATCGGTCCGCAGGGGGCCCGCATCCGCTGCAGTCAGTGCCAGACCATCTTCCGCGTGCAGGCGCCGCCCGAGGGCTCGCCGCCCACGCCGCCCGAGGCGAAGCCGTCGCCGGTGGCCGCCGCTCCCGCGAAGCCCGCAACTGTGCCGGCAGCGAAAGTGACTCCGCCGGCGCCCGCCGCGCCGCCGCCTGCGCCGCCCAAGCCCAAGCCGCTGCCGCCGCTCGCGCGCGCACTGATCGCGGAGCGCGACTCCGACGCGGCCAAGGCCGTGGTCGAGCTGTTCGCCGCGTGGCGCATCGAGAGCGACGTGGTCGACGACGGCGCCGAGGCGCTCGTGCACCTGTTCCGCCAGCCGCCGGCGCTTGCGGTGCTGGGCGAGGGCCTGCCCTCGCTGCCCGGCTCGCGCATCGCCGAGATCGCGCAGCGCGCCAGCGACCTGGCCGCCGTGAAGCTGATCCGCGTGGCGGGCTCGACCGACCAGACGGGCACCCCGGGCTACGACGCCGAGGAGATGCTCGAGGCCGGTGACTACCCCGCGGGCCTGGCCGAGATCCTGGAGCGGATCGGCGTGGGCGCGAAGCCGACCCAGGCAGTGACTCCGCCCGCGCCGGTCGCCAAGCCCGCTGCCCCCGTCGCGAAGCCGAGCCCCGTGGCCCCGCCCAAGCCCGCGCCTGCCCCGGCGGCCAAGCCGGCACCCGCCGCTCCGCCGCCACCCTCGAGTGACCCGGCGATCGCGGCGGCCGAACGCCTGGCGCGCATCGCCGTCTCCGACGTGATCCTCTACAACCAGGAGAAGTTCGCCGCGGCCGCCGCGCGCGGCACCGCGTCGAAGGAGCTCGCAGGCGAGCTCGCCGAAGCCCGCCAGCACTTCAACTCGCGCGTCGCCCCGGCCGTGCGCGCCGAACGCGACTTCCTGGTCGAAGAGCTCGAGCGCCGCGCGGCCCCTCTGCGGGCCTGA
- a CDS encoding DUF4388 domain-containing protein: MSLAGNLSDLSLPELLQVVALSRKTGALEICSEQGGVAWLGLRDGGIVRVALESGDLNRDEILRKAGLDEGGDSDVAAAMLWDAAVQAILAIFDWAEGDFTFEPLDDPALQWRGPQGILLPSPLSPEFLALEGARLEDESAAQNVDVVFEGEEPPAKAEPAVTEPEPEPEPEEIEVTEAEPEPIAASAEEVEEEEVEAAPAPSVPEIEPPPEQEPAPDLEAAPLVPPREDDDTPVRMRLGVTPASARPALRDPDATVVSGTPLADSDEPVTTEVRVPGTAKLPTSLICIDADLPLLEKLKSGLASQPIRVHIFQSPADALARFKQYVVRGEIPAVVLGSAVEDPIDARQGLGWRRFAGRMLAIAPRMRLVVLAKLGEKVAAPGLAVLHRPEPRPKPGDLEHFLRALTNALASGA, encoded by the coding sequence ATGAGTCTCGCCGGAAATCTGTCCGACTTGAGCTTGCCCGAGCTCTTGCAGGTCGTCGCGCTGTCGCGAAAGACCGGAGCGCTCGAGATCTGTTCCGAGCAGGGCGGAGTGGCGTGGCTCGGGCTGCGCGACGGCGGCATCGTGCGCGTGGCGCTCGAGAGCGGCGACTTGAACCGCGACGAGATCCTGCGCAAGGCGGGCCTCGACGAGGGCGGTGACTCCGACGTCGCCGCCGCCATGCTGTGGGACGCGGCGGTGCAGGCGATCCTCGCGATCTTCGACTGGGCCGAGGGCGATTTCACCTTCGAGCCGCTCGACGACCCGGCGCTGCAGTGGCGCGGGCCGCAGGGCATCCTGCTGCCGAGCCCCCTGTCTCCCGAGTTTCTCGCGCTCGAGGGCGCGCGCCTCGAAGACGAGAGCGCCGCACAGAACGTCGACGTGGTGTTCGAGGGCGAGGAGCCGCCCGCGAAGGCCGAGCCGGCAGTCACCGAGCCGGAGCCGGAGCCGGAGCCAGAGGAGATCGAGGTCACCGAGGCCGAGCCCGAGCCGATCGCAGCCAGCGCGGAAGAAGTCGAGGAGGAGGAGGTCGAGGCTGCGCCCGCCCCGAGCGTGCCCGAGATCGAGCCGCCGCCCGAACAGGAGCCGGCCCCCGACCTCGAGGCCGCGCCGCTGGTGCCGCCGCGCGAAGACGACGACACGCCGGTGCGCATGCGCCTGGGAGTCACTCCGGCCAGCGCGCGGCCCGCGCTGCGCGATCCCGACGCGACCGTGGTGTCGGGCACGCCGCTCGCCGACAGCGACGAGCCGGTCACCACCGAGGTGCGCGTTCCGGGCACGGCCAAGCTCCCGACCTCGCTGATCTGCATCGATGCCGACCTGCCGCTGCTCGAGAAGCTGAAGTCCGGGCTCGCCAGCCAGCCGATCCGCGTGCACATCTTCCAGAGCCCGGCCGACGCGCTGGCGCGCTTCAAACAGTACGTGGTGCGCGGCGAGATCCCGGCCGTGGTGCTGGGCTCGGCGGTCGAGGACCCGATCGACGCGCGCCAGGGCCTGGGCTGGCGCCGCTTCGCGGGCCGCATGCTGGCGATCGCGCCCCGCATGCGCCTCGTGGTGCTGGCCAAGCTGGGCGAGAAAGTCGCGGCACCGGGCCTCGCGGTCTTGCACCGGCCCGAGCCGCGGCCCAAGCCCGGCGACCTCGAGCACTTCCTGCGCGCGTTGACGAACGCGCTCGCCTCGGGCGCATAA
- a CDS encoding M17 family peptidase N-terminal domain-containing protein, with translation MSRLELSLFPGSVTEAPADTILVPVPEDERPLRGDAGLVDWRLCGLISEQLRTGYVSGQLGEAALLPGARPLSPSRLLLVGVGAAPARGGSRPILRAMRSAAGKLLMMHSPAALLACPGAIDFNDDAVSLLRGLVHGLAENQSEQGLHVILPDGARKERALLSALSEVVPGAHSWGVSLHVSWVDIDGDELRAPS, from the coding sequence GTGAGTCGGCTGGAGCTGTCGCTCTTTCCCGGCTCGGTGACCGAGGCCCCGGCAGACACCATTCTCGTGCCCGTCCCCGAAGACGAGCGGCCGCTGCGCGGCGACGCGGGCCTGGTCGATTGGCGGCTGTGCGGGCTGATCTCGGAGCAGCTCCGCACCGGCTACGTCTCGGGTCAGCTGGGCGAGGCGGCGCTGCTGCCCGGCGCGCGGCCGCTGTCTCCCAGCCGGCTCCTGCTGGTGGGTGTGGGCGCAGCTCCCGCGCGCGGCGGCTCGCGGCCGATCCTGCGCGCCATGCGCTCCGCGGCCGGCAAGCTGCTCATGATGCACAGCCCCGCGGCGCTCCTGGCGTGCCCGGGCGCGATCGACTTCAACGACGACGCCGTGAGTCTCCTGCGCGGTCTCGTGCACGGGCTCGCCGAGAACCAGAGCGAGCAGGGCCTGCACGTGATCCTGCCCGACGGCGCGCGCAAGGAACGCGCGCTCCTGTCCGCACTGAGCGAAGTCGTCCCAGGCGCGCACAGCTGGGGCGTGTCACTGCACGTGAGCTGGGTCGACATCGACGGCGACGAGCTCCGCGCGCCGTCCTAG
- the nusB gene encoding transcription antitermination factor NusB translates to MGTHGPRRMAREAALQVLFAADLASGQLDSHVVRDSFDSVCEEFDLPKRARERALELCLGVVHHLKDIDLAIAAASEHWKIERLAAVERNVLRIAGFELLFEPETPAEVVIDEAVEVARRFASEKSPAFVNGVLDVVARQARGPRGGAA, encoded by the coding sequence ATGGGCACGCACGGCCCCCGGCGCATGGCCCGCGAAGCGGCGCTGCAGGTGCTGTTCGCCGCCGACCTGGCGAGCGGCCAGCTCGACTCGCACGTCGTGCGCGACTCCTTCGACTCCGTGTGTGAGGAGTTCGACCTGCCCAAGCGCGCGCGCGAGCGGGCGCTCGAGCTGTGTCTGGGCGTGGTGCACCACCTGAAAGACATCGACCTCGCGATCGCCGCCGCCAGCGAGCACTGGAAGATCGAGCGGCTCGCGGCCGTGGAGCGCAACGTGCTGCGCATCGCCGGCTTCGAGCTCCTGTTCGAGCCGGAGACGCCCGCCGAGGTGGTGATCGACGAGGCCGTCGAGGTCGCGCGCCGCTTCGCCAGCGAGAAGTCGCCCGCCTTCGTGAACGGCGTGCTCGACGTGGTGGCGCGCCAGGCGCGCGGCCCGCGCGGGGGCGCCGCGTGA
- the ribH gene encoding 6,7-dimethyl-8-ribityllumazine synthase: MRTIETRLDARGLRIAAVVSRFNHLITSRLLEGCAAQLVELGCESLDVLWVPGSFEIPLAAQRAARTGRYDGLVAIGTVIRGDTAHFEYVCQGVTDGVGRVALAENLPIAFCVLTTDTVEQALERAAKPEEPGSNKGAEAAEVVTEMIRLAQRLEEG, encoded by the coding sequence ATGCGAACCATCGAAACCCGACTCGACGCGCGCGGCCTGCGCATCGCGGCGGTGGTCTCGCGCTTCAACCACCTGATCACCTCGCGCCTGCTCGAGGGCTGCGCGGCGCAGCTCGTGGAGCTGGGCTGCGAGTCACTCGACGTGCTGTGGGTGCCGGGCTCGTTCGAGATCCCGCTGGCGGCACAGCGCGCCGCGCGCACCGGCCGCTACGACGGGCTGGTGGCGATCGGCACGGTGATCCGCGGAGACACCGCGCACTTCGAGTACGTGTGCCAGGGAGTCACCGACGGGGTCGGCCGGGTGGCCCTGGCCGAGAACCTCCCGATCGCTTTCTGCGTGCTCACGACCGACACCGTCGAGCAGGCGCTCGAGCGCGCGGCCAAGCCCGAAGAGCCCGGCTCGAACAAGGGCGCCGAAGCGGCCGAGGTCGTGACCGAGATGATCCGCCTCGCCCAGCGCCTGGAGGAGGGCTGA
- the ribD gene encoding bifunctional diaminohydroxyphosphoribosylaminopyrimidine deaminase/5-amino-6-(5-phosphoribosylamino)uracil reductase RibD, producing the protein MSDAERDGAFMRAAIELARRGRGRTAPNPCVGALLVKGGRVLARARTADGGAPHAETRALARAGAAARGATLYVTLEPCAHTGRTPPCVDALIAARLKRVVVGIVDPDPRTSGRSLRRLRAAGIEVALGVERAACAELHEGFASRVTRGRPFTTLKLAASLDGRIATESGDSRWITGPAARAAVHALRAQVDAIAVGSATALADDPELTARRGSRIVHRPVRIAVDTGLVVPATARLFAPNPMGASISLCGPRPAPRRRARLERAGVRLVPVPARGGHLDLRAAWRALGRLGVNDLLVEGGGQLAAALLRARLVDRMHFFVAPVIIGVEGRPVLGALQVKRLAKALRPSRISWHRLGPDLHAIAEL; encoded by the coding sequence GTGAGTGACGCGGAGCGCGACGGCGCGTTCATGCGCGCCGCGATCGAACTCGCCCGCCGCGGCCGCGGCCGCACCGCGCCCAACCCGTGCGTCGGGGCGCTCTTGGTGAAGGGCGGGCGCGTGTTGGCGCGCGCGCGCACCGCCGACGGCGGCGCGCCGCACGCCGAGACCCGCGCGCTCGCGCGCGCCGGCGCCGCCGCCAGAGGCGCGACGCTCTACGTCACGCTCGAGCCCTGCGCGCACACCGGCCGCACGCCGCCGTGCGTCGACGCGCTGATCGCCGCGCGTCTCAAACGGGTCGTGGTGGGCATCGTCGACCCCGATCCGCGCACGTCGGGCCGCAGCTTGCGCCGGCTGCGCGCCGCGGGCATCGAAGTCGCGCTGGGGGTCGAGCGCGCGGCCTGCGCCGAGCTCCACGAAGGCTTCGCGTCACGAGTCACCCGGGGCCGGCCCTTCACCACCTTGAAGCTCGCGGCGAGCCTGGACGGCCGGATCGCCACCGAGAGCGGTGACTCGCGCTGGATCACCGGCCCGGCCGCGCGCGCCGCGGTGCACGCGCTGCGCGCGCAGGTGGACGCGATCGCGGTGGGCTCGGCCACGGCGCTCGCCGACGATCCCGAGCTCACCGCACGGCGCGGGAGCCGGATCGTGCACCGGCCCGTGCGCATCGCGGTGGACACCGGCCTGGTGGTTCCAGCCACCGCCCGGCTGTTCGCCCCGAACCCGATGGGCGCCTCGATCTCGCTCTGCGGGCCCCGTCCGGCCCCGCGCCGTCGCGCGCGCCTCGAGCGCGCCGGTGTGCGCCTCGTCCCGGTGCCGGCCCGCGGCGGCCACCTCGACCTGCGCGCCGCCTGGCGCGCGCTGGGGCGGCTGGGCGTGAACGACTTGCTGGTCGAGGGCGGGGGCCAGCTCGCTGCCGCCTTGTTGCGCGCGCGCCTGGTCGACCGCATGCATTTCTTCGTCGCGCCCGTAATCATTGGGGTGGAAGGTCGTCCGGTGCTGGGCGCGCTCCAGGTGAAGCGGCTGGCGAAGGCCCTTCGCCCGAGCCGTATCTCGTGGCATCGTCTCGGACCGGACCTGCACGCCATCGCGGAGCTCTGA